AAGACTGGGGATGCATCTCTGGTGTTGCGACGAAGCTCAACAGCCCGCAGTTCTCCATCTATTGCCACGTTCACACATGTACCAAGGCGGGATGCGGCATGAGGATCGCTCACGACTCGGCCATCTACTGCTGCACCCACTCCCAAATCCCTGATCTTGTTCGTTAGCTGAACAATGggaagatgaggttggtAAGTACCATGTCCGAGATGCAGACATACCTCTAACAAGAAAACAGTTTGAATTGGAGTGTGCTAGTTTGCAACTATTCGGGTCGAGACGACAGATGCGAAGAGTATGGGCATACTTTCCCCTAAAGATAGCTATGAAGGTATTATAAGAGTAATGAAATTATGAATAAAACAGCTACAAGGCTTTGATTACATTAGAATATCTCTTCATTACTTTGCAGCATTTTTTGGTGTCTCCTTTCCACTGCCCACAGTGTCAGTAGTCAAACAAACGGGAGATTGCGATGGACTCTGCCGCAAGTTGCCCCGTAAACATGCTGCGGATGATGGTCCTCTTGAAAGATACGCAATCCCCAGCAGCATAGATGCCCTTCTCCGTCGTTTCCATACTCGAAGGATCTACTTTGATCAGCCCTCCATCTGTGAGTCGTATATGCAGATCCTGAACAAAGTCCAGGTTCAGTTTGCCCGTGGGCAAGTGGAACATGAAGGAATGCTTGGAATCCTTGCCGTCGGCGAAAAAGATGACGATCTTGTGCGACTGAGCGTAACCCTTGCTGCTCTTGCGGCTCCGGACCTCAATCGCGTGTAGCTTGGAGATCCTCCGGTTGTCAACCCTGACCTTTTTCTGCAACTCTGTCGTGACTTCGTACAAGAGGTGCCGTGAGATGTCATCTGATAGCTTGAGGTTGTGGTTGGTGTAGATGGTGACTCTATCTGTGTAGTGGAGGGCCATGCGTGCGAGGTGCATGGCGGCAAGGACCGAGCCGGAGGCATCTGTGGCGAGCACGGCTGACGAGTATGCTCCCAAGTTGCCTTTGCTTCCGTCTGATAGGGGATcgttgaagctgtcgacgACTTGTTAGTTATCACAGGAGAATGGACGGGGAAATGAAAGGGGAACGAAAAAGAGGAGGCGTCGTTCGTCTTGACTTACAGAACCTTCATCCAAGCGTCCTTGTACCCTGGAATATTTGGGTACATGATCTCATAACCAGGAGCCAAGAGTATTCTCCTCGCGCGGACCCTCCTcccttcagcctcaaccACGAAATGCCCATGACGTCCAGGTTTGGTGCGTACGATGTTGAAAACCTCGCCGATAAAGTGATTCACATTATCGTAACCATCAAAGCTCTTTAACATGAATGGCCTCAACTTGTCAGGAGCCCTCATTTCGTCAGGAATAGGTATTCTCGTGAGC
This genomic interval from Fusarium keratoplasticum isolate Fu6.1 chromosome 9, whole genome shotgun sequence contains the following:
- a CDS encoding FAD/NAD(P)-binding domain-containing protein translates to MLIASIVLFCFASVAFARSRMYDACIVGAGPAGIAAAVSLAQQQLRVAVLDRGRGALDNGTWLTRIPIPDEMRAPDKLRPFMLKSFDGYDNVNHFIGEVFNIVRTKPGRHGHFVVEAEGRRVRARRILLAPGYEIMYPNIPGYKDAWMKVLFNDPLSDGSKGNLGAYSSAVLATDASGSVLAAMHLARMALHYTDRVTIYTNHNLKLSDDISRHLLYEVTTELQKKVRVDNRRISKLHAIEVRSRKSSKGYAQSHKIVIFFADGKDSKHSFMFHLPTGKLNLDFVQDLHIRLTDGGLIKVDPSSMETTEKGIYAAGDCVSFKRTIIRSMFTGQLAAESIAISRLFDY